One Methanosphaera cuniculi DNA window includes the following coding sequences:
- a CDS encoding GMC family oxidoreductase N-terminal domain-containing protein → MKVIIIGAGTGGLSVARKLSENPDAEITIIEKGPLANIKDSYMYYDPWDKNEMELIKTTMVGGSSTVIAGNFIPSLVDELKKYDIDITKQIDELTEELNIMPMPPSHVGSADKILIKAAEKLGFDIKPMPKAIDPSKCHQCGKCAWGCPYNAKWSSLKDLEIALENGVNLITDEEVIKINRKADRITSVTTNKANTYDADIVVVAAGGMVTPKLLRIAGIDAGETFSVDPFITIGGYYKGANQTHQIEMNQYIKLPNAIISPHTSQYVLPEVQKKYPDATVDDILSFMIKIPDNLNGKVYLNKVEKSIDFDDVAYIAEAAAVVGSILKEAGVDMSTMSSTHTRGAHLIASARIGDVVDENLCVYGFENLYVADGSVLPKAEGLPPILTILAITRRLGEFLYDLI, encoded by the coding sequence ATGAAAGTAATAATAATAGGTGCAGGAACAGGCGGATTAAGTGTAGCACGAAAACTATCAGAAAATCCAGATGCTGAAATAACAATAATAGAAAAAGGACCATTAGCAAATATAAAAGATTCATATATGTATTATGATCCATGGGATAAAAATGAAATGGAACTCATAAAAACAACAATGGTTGGAGGATCATCTACTGTAATTGCAGGAAATTTTATACCATCACTTGTAGATGAACTTAAAAAATATGATATTGACATAACAAAACAAATTGATGAATTAACAGAAGAACTTAATATTATGCCAATGCCACCATCACATGTGGGAAGTGCTGATAAAATACTAATAAAAGCAGCAGAAAAACTAGGCTTTGATATAAAACCAATGCCAAAAGCTATAGATCCAAGTAAATGTCATCAATGTGGAAAATGTGCATGGGGATGTCCATATAATGCAAAATGGAGTAGTCTTAAAGATCTTGAAATAGCACTTGAAAATGGAGTAAATCTAATTACAGATGAAGAAGTAATAAAAATAAATCGTAAAGCTGATCGTATAACAAGTGTAACAACAAATAAGGCAAATACATATGATGCAGATATTGTTGTTGTTGCAGCAGGTGGAATGGTAACACCAAAACTTCTAAGAATAGCAGGAATAGATGCTGGTGAAACATTTAGTGTTGATCCATTTATAACAATAGGGGGATATTATAAGGGAGCTAATCAAACACATCAAATTGAGATGAATCAATATATTAAACTTCCTAATGCTATAATTTCACCACATACAAGTCAATATGTACTACCTGAGGTACAAAAGAAATATCCTGATGCTACTGTTGATGATATTCTTAGTTTTATGATTAAAATACCTGATAATCTTAATGGTAAAGTATATCTTAATAAAGTTGAAAAATCAATAGATTTTGATGATGTGGCATATATTGCAGAAGCTGCAGCTGTTGTTGGATCAATACTTAAGGAAGCTGGTGTTGATATGTCAACAATGTCATCAACACATACACGTGGTGCTCATCTTATTGCTTCAGCAAGAATTGGTGATGTTGTAGATGAAAATCTTTGTGTATATGGTTTTGAAAATCTTTATGTTGCTGATGGATCTGTTCTTCCAAAAGCTGAGGGTTTACCTCCAATTCTCACAATACTTGCTATTACAAGACGTCTTGGTGAATTTTTATATGATTTAATTTAG
- the nucS gene encoding endonuclease NucS produces MEYPEIQEAYELINEGFNKKSMIIILAECHVEYEGRARSKLEPGDRLILIKKDGTFTIHQELNLDPVNWQAPGCKNYVELTDKGELILNSKKTKPKEEIRVYLDEVYTATYYNCIDTKNLEIRGYEKHMVDLAWEKPDLLEKGFTPTRREYQTDNGFIDLMGKDKNNTLMILEFKSRKAGTNAVKQLKGYVDCFNESQEDLRAAIVAPDITDNAMELLEEYEMEFISMDPPLDLLKQKTSTLDSFF; encoded by the coding sequence ATAGAATATCCTGAAATACAAGAAGCATACGAACTAATAAATGAAGGATTTAACAAAAAAAGTATGATAATAATTCTAGCAGAATGCCACGTAGAATATGAAGGACGAGCACGTAGTAAACTTGAACCTGGAGATAGACTAATACTAATTAAAAAAGATGGAACATTTACAATCCACCAAGAACTAAACCTTGATCCTGTAAACTGGCAAGCACCTGGATGTAAAAACTACGTAGAACTAACAGACAAAGGTGAACTCATATTAAACAGTAAAAAAACAAAGCCAAAAGAAGAAATACGAGTATATCTTGATGAAGTATACACAGCAACCTACTATAATTGTATAGATACAAAAAATCTTGAAATACGAGGATATGAAAAACACATGGTAGATCTAGCATGGGAAAAACCAGATTTACTTGAAAAAGGATTCACACCAACACGTCGTGAATATCAAACTGATAATGGATTTATTGATCTTATGGGAAAAGATAAAAATAATACATTGATGATTCTTGAATTTAAAAGTCGTAAAGCAGGTACAAATGCTGTAAAACAACTTAAAGGATATGTTGATTGTTTTAATGAAAGTCAAGAAGATTTACGTGCTGCAATAGTTGCACCTGATATAACAGATAATGCAATGGAATTACTTGAAGAATATGAAATGGAATTTATTTCTATGGATCCCCCACTTGATCTATTAAAACAGAAAACTTCAACATTAGATTCATTCTTCTAA
- a CDS encoding ferredoxin, which translates to MFDVEINRNTCKGCGACTKTSQILYLDDENLICMKGAIIEDNIVEGVVDSLYEIKTSASICPTDCFTVFNDDGDEVPIERHANI; encoded by the coding sequence ATGTTTGATGTAGAAATAAATCGGAATACCTGCAAAGGATGTGGAGCATGTACAAAGACATCACAAATATTATATCTTGATGATGAAAACCTAATATGTATGAAGGGTGCTATTATTGAAGATAATATCGTGGAAGGAGTAGTGGATAGTTTATATGAAATTAAAACATCAGCAAGTATATGTCCAACAGACTGTTTTACAGTATTTAATGATGATGGTGATGAAGTACCTATAGAGCGTCATGCAAATATATAA
- a CDS encoding carbon-nitrogen hydrolase family protein: protein MQDFKIGTCQMNVVDNKNENIQHATQLIRKAAENRDVKLITLPEMFNTPYTHDKFIQNAEKQDESITVNTMCQLASELEIYLQPGSIPELSDDKIYNTAYLINPSGEIIAKHRKMHMFDINTPTMKFTESDTLSAGNNITTIKTDLGVISLAICYDVRFPELWSLMSQNKSDIILLPAAFNLTTGPLHWETLIRTRAIDTQAYVIATSPSQIENPYYIAWGHSMIVDPWGSILAGANKKEEIIYADITKDKIDSVRMQIPVLKHRRTDIYETIEK from the coding sequence ATGCAAGATTTTAAAATAGGAACATGTCAGATGAATGTAGTTGATAATAAAAATGAAAACATACAACATGCAACACAACTAATACGAAAAGCAGCAGAAAATAGAGATGTAAAACTTATAACTCTACCTGAAATGTTTAATACACCATATACACATGATAAATTTATTCAAAATGCAGAAAAACAAGATGAAAGTATAACAGTAAATACAATGTGTCAACTAGCATCAGAATTAGAGATATATCTTCAACCAGGAAGTATACCAGAACTATCAGATGATAAAATATATAATACAGCATATCTTATAAATCCAAGTGGTGAAATAATAGCAAAACATCGTAAAATGCACATGTTTGATATTAATACACCAACAATGAAATTCACAGAATCAGATACTCTATCAGCTGGTAATAATATCACAACTATAAAAACTGATCTTGGAGTAATATCACTTGCTATATGTTATGATGTAAGATTTCCAGAACTATGGAGTTTAATGAGTCAGAATAAATCAGACATAATACTACTTCCTGCTGCATTTAATCTTACAACAGGACCACTTCACTGGGAAACACTAATACGAACACGTGCAATTGATACACAAGCTTATGTTATTGCAACATCACCAAGTCAAATTGAAAATCCATACTACATAGCTTGGGGACATTCAATGATAGTAGATCCATGGGGCAGTATATTAGCAGGAGCTAATAAAAAAGAAGAAATAATATATGCAGATATTACTAAAGATAAAATAGATTCTGTACGTATGCAAATACCAGTTTTAAAACATAGACGAACAGATATTTATGAAACAATAGAAAAATAA
- a CDS encoding HEAT repeat domain-containing protein, producing MTIEQIKEKLNSEDHNLRIEACEELIEYPDDAIDILIETFHDKNPLVRFQAAKSLSEIGDDSIKPLINTLKDNDDTITQKYVILALKDIANTTVAEELINALDSTDFAIRKFAAKALGEMEVEEATDKIMELLTDDDWGVRTSATKALGDIRATKAIDAIKKARRAATGDKEFKKVANKALKKIDPKPKKGKKTTKKTTKKSETKKTTKKTENKTTSKKSTKKTENKTKTKKSETKPKAKKETKPKAKKTTKKSSTKTTSPKKIAKIDIKKRRILGRKKRLSTLKNRRK from the coding sequence ATGACAATAGAACAAATAAAAGAAAAACTAAATTCTGAAGATCATAACTTGAGAATTGAAGCATGTGAAGAACTAATAGAATATCCAGATGATGCAATAGATATATTAATTGAAACATTCCATGATAAAAATCCATTAGTAAGATTTCAAGCAGCAAAATCATTATCTGAAATTGGTGATGATTCAATAAAACCATTAATTAATACACTAAAAGACAATGATGATACAATAACACAAAAATATGTAATACTTGCACTAAAAGATATAGCAAACACAACAGTAGCAGAAGAACTAATTAATGCACTAGATTCAACAGACTTTGCAATACGAAAATTTGCAGCAAAAGCACTAGGTGAAATGGAAGTTGAAGAAGCTACAGATAAAATAATGGAACTACTAACAGATGATGATTGGGGAGTAAGAACATCAGCAACAAAAGCACTAGGAGATATTCGTGCAACAAAAGCAATAGATGCAATTAAAAAAGCAAGACGAGCAGCAACAGGAGATAAAGAATTTAAAAAAGTAGCAAACAAAGCACTTAAAAAAATAGATCCAAAACCAAAAAAAGGCAAAAAAACAACCAAAAAAACAACTAAAAAATCAGAAACTAAGAAAACAACAAAGAAAACAGAAAATAAAACAACTTCTAAAAAATCAACAAAGAAAACAGAAAATAAAACAAAAACTAAAAAAAGTGAAACAAAACCAAAAGCTAAAAAAGAAACAAAACCAAAAGCTAAAAAAACAACCAAGAAATCATCTACAAAAACAACAAGTCCAAAAAAAATAGCAAAAATAGATATTAAAAAAAGAAGAATACTTGGACGTAAAAAAAGATTATCAACACTAAAAAATAGAAGAAAATAA
- the cfbB gene encoding Ni-sirohydrochlorin a,c-diamide synthase, producing the protein MKRIVLSGTGSGVGKTTISTGIMKALSDEFKIQSFKVGPDYIDPSYHNCATNIPSRNLDSFFMSDGQIRESFINGMKQSNAKYGVIEGVRGLYEGISPVNDIGSTASIAKSLNAPVVLIINSRSLVRSAAAMILGFKALDPEIQIDGVILNNVKSQKHYLKTKTAVEELTNTPVIGGITRNPDITMQQRHLGLIPAVERETIKDMVEKWGELISENLDLDMIREIMENSDNNINSEDTTPIWSPNTTKTKTKIAVPFDEAFNFYYRENIEALEANNAKIIYFSPIHDEQLPDADALYMGGGYPEIFKKELSENKPMLKSVKQFSEDNHPIYAECGGLMYLTKSIDNMPMVDVFNYESNLTKKVQGLSYTIAQVTQENPILPVNTEYHGHEFHYSKVEYTGNNPNDFAFKMKRGVGINGMYDGLLKNNTVASYIHTHTACIPEFAYNFTQKALE; encoded by the coding sequence ATGAAACGAATAGTATTATCAGGAACAGGCAGTGGAGTTGGTAAAACAACAATATCAACAGGTATTATGAAAGCATTATCTGATGAATTTAAAATTCAATCATTTAAAGTAGGACCTGACTATATTGATCCATCATACCATAACTGTGCAACAAACATACCATCACGTAACTTAGACTCATTTTTCATGTCAGATGGACAAATACGTGAATCATTCATAAATGGAATGAAACAATCAAATGCAAAATATGGAGTTATTGAAGGTGTACGAGGACTTTATGAAGGAATAAGTCCAGTTAATGATATTGGAAGTACAGCATCTATTGCAAAATCATTAAATGCACCAGTAGTACTTATTATTAACAGTCGAAGTTTAGTTCGTAGTGCTGCTGCTATGATACTGGGATTTAAAGCACTTGATCCTGAAATACAAATAGATGGTGTAATATTAAATAATGTTAAAAGCCAAAAACACTACCTTAAAACAAAAACTGCAGTAGAAGAACTTACAAATACGCCAGTAATAGGTGGAATTACACGAAATCCTGATATTACAATGCAACAAAGACATCTTGGATTAATACCAGCAGTAGAACGTGAAACAATAAAAGATATGGTAGAAAAATGGGGAGAATTAATATCTGAAAACCTAGATTTAGATATGATACGTGAAATTATGGAAAATTCAGATAATAATATAAATTCAGAAGATACTACACCAATATGGTCACCTAATACAACAAAAACTAAGACTAAAATAGCAGTACCTTTTGATGAAGCATTTAACTTCTACTACCGTGAAAATATAGAAGCACTAGAAGCAAATAATGCTAAAATAATATACTTTAGTCCAATACATGATGAACAACTACCAGATGCAGATGCACTATACATGGGTGGAGGATATCCTGAAATATTTAAAAAAGAACTATCAGAAAACAAACCAATGCTTAAATCAGTAAAACAATTCTCAGAAGACAATCATCCAATATATGCAGAATGTGGAGGATTAATGTATCTTACAAAATCAATAGATAACATGCCAATGGTAGATGTATTTAACTATGAATCAAATCTTACCAAAAAAGTACAAGGCTTAAGCTATACAATAGCACAAGTAACACAAGAAAATCCAATACTACCTGTAAATACAGAATATCATGGTCATGAATTCCATTATTCAAAAGTTGAATATACAGGAAATAATCCTAATGATTTTGCATTTAAAATGAAACGTGGAGTAGGAATAAATGGCATGTATGATGGACTGCTTAAAAATAATACAGTTGCAAGCTACATACACACACATACAGCATGCATCCCAGAATTTGCATATAACTTTACACAAAAAGCATTAGAATAA
- a CDS encoding F420-dependent methylenetetrahydromethanopterin dehydrogenase, whose amino-acid sequence MVIKIGILKIGNIGTSPVVDLILDERADREDIDVKTFSSGAKMGKNEVHNIMPYIIENEFDLIIFISPNPSVGGPKLAREVLSEIKTPSIIIGDSPGIRCIDEMKQQNLGYILIKGDPMIGARREFLDPTEMAIFNADIIQVLAITGVFRLIHTKIDEIIEQIKNEKTITLPEIIIEAEDAVDMAGFNNPYAKSKAIAAYKIACDVSEIDATACFKIKDPNRYVPLVSSAHEMITTAAKLAREARELEKSYNSVLRTPHKRNGSYEIRNKLID is encoded by the coding sequence ATGGTTATAAAAATCGGAATACTAAAAATAGGAAATATAGGAACATCACCAGTAGTAGACTTAATACTAGATGAACGAGCAGATCGAGAAGATATAGATGTAAAAACATTTAGTAGCGGAGCTAAGATGGGAAAAAATGAAGTTCACAACATAATGCCCTACATAATAGAAAATGAATTTGACCTAATCATATTTATAAGCCCAAATCCAAGTGTAGGAGGACCAAAACTAGCTCGTGAAGTACTATCAGAAATAAAAACACCATCAATAATAATAGGAGATTCACCAGGAATCAGATGTATTGATGAGATGAAACAACAGAACCTTGGATACATTCTAATTAAAGGAGATCCAATGATAGGAGCAAGACGCGAATTCCTAGATCCAACAGAAATGGCAATATTTAATGCTGACATCATACAAGTACTAGCAATAACAGGCGTATTTAGACTAATACACACAAAGATTGATGAAATAATTGAACAAATCAAAAATGAAAAAACAATCACACTACCTGAAATTATAATAGAAGCAGAAGATGCTGTAGATATGGCAGGATTTAATAATCCATATGCAAAAAGCAAAGCAATAGCAGCATACAAAATAGCATGTGATGTATCAGAAATAGATGCAACAGCATGTTTTAAAATAAAAGATCCAAATCGTTATGTACCACTTGTAAGTTCAGCACATGAAATGATAACAACCGCAGCAAAACTAGCACGAGAAGCTCGTGAACTTGAAAAATCATATAACTCAGTTTTACGTACACCACACAAACGTAATGGAAGCTATGAAATAAGAAATAAATTAATAGATTAA
- a CDS encoding MATE family efflux transporter: protein MADVKKELNSNVELVLGDYKTAVKKLALPLMMSMFLMMAYNLADSIWVSGLGSDALAAIGFITPLFMIIIGLGNGIGAGTNSLIARYIGSKCYDQANNTALHGLFLTVVISVVGAIFMYIALPSILIWMGAAHDLEFSLEYGYIIFTFMIVFLFNHVCTAILRSEGDVKRAMYATATTAIINIILDPIMIYVLGFGIRGAAYATVISASLSCIILSYWILYKKDTYLNVTLRNFKYKRSIIKRILNVTIPASTENLISSILMISINLILTISAGTTAVATYTATMRLIQLGGIPLIGFSTALLTIIGAAYGACNVQKIKDAYRYTIKLGLITTTIMVVVFLIFAPDISMIFAYGESSNIAPQIASAIRILVFLIYSVALGNISAMLYQGLGRGTTSLTLTIIRALICEIILAYLFAIVMHMGEFGVYLGLVIGGIIGGFISVTWVMVSIRRLIRDYRPDPMIVDEIK, encoded by the coding sequence ATGGCAGATGTGAAAAAAGAACTAAATAGTAATGTTGAATTAGTACTGGGAGATTATAAAACAGCAGTGAAGAAACTAGCATTACCTCTTATGATGAGTATGTTTCTTATGATGGCATATAACCTGGCTGATAGTATATGGGTTTCAGGACTTGGTTCTGATGCACTAGCAGCAATAGGATTTATAACACCATTATTTATGATAATTATAGGTCTTGGAAATGGTATTGGAGCTGGGACAAATAGTCTTATTGCTCGTTATATTGGATCTAAATGTTATGATCAGGCAAATAACACAGCTCTTCATGGTTTGTTTTTAACAGTAGTAATATCAGTAGTGGGTGCTATTTTCATGTATATTGCACTTCCATCGATTCTTATATGGATGGGTGCAGCTCATGACTTAGAATTTTCACTTGAATATGGATATATTATCTTTACATTTATGATTGTATTTTTATTTAATCATGTGTGTACTGCTATTTTAAGATCTGAAGGTGATGTTAAACGTGCAATGTATGCAACAGCTACAACTGCAATAATTAACATTATACTTGATCCTATTATGATATATGTACTTGGATTTGGTATTCGTGGAGCTGCATATGCAACAGTTATATCAGCTTCACTTAGTTGTATCATACTAAGCTATTGGATACTTTATAAAAAAGACACATATCTTAATGTAACACTAAGAAATTTTAAGTATAAACGTAGTATTATTAAAAGAATACTAAATGTAACAATTCCAGCTTCAACAGAAAACTTAATATCAAGTATTTTAATGATAAGTATAAATCTTATACTTACAATTTCAGCAGGAACTACTGCTGTAGCAACATATACAGCAACAATGCGTCTTATTCAATTAGGTGGTATTCCACTTATAGGATTTTCAACTGCACTTCTTACAATTATAGGAGCAGCATATGGAGCATGTAATGTTCAGAAAATTAAGGATGCATATAGATATACAATAAAACTTGGTCTTATTACAACAACAATTATGGTTGTAGTATTTTTAATATTTGCACCTGATATAAGTATGATATTTGCATATGGTGAAAGTAGTAATATTGCACCACAAATAGCATCAGCAATAAGAATACTTGTATTTTTAATCTATAGTGTAGCTCTTGGTAATATTTCAGCTATGCTTTATCAAGGACTTGGACGTGGAACAACATCACTTACTCTAACCATTATTCGAGCTTTAATATGTGAAATTATTCTAGCATATTTATTTGCTATTGTTATGCATATGGGAGAATTTGGAGTATATTTAGGACTTGTAATTGGTGGTATAATTGGAGGATTCATAAGTGTTACTTGGGTTATGGTAAGTATCAGACGATTAATTCGTGATTATAGACCAGATCCTATGATAGTTGATGAAATCAAATAA
- a CDS encoding MarR family winged helix-turn-helix transcriptional regulator, whose amino-acid sequence MKNSCKNPENISIGFLFSLFLKNQKIYFNKSLKQNNITIAHAPLLIMLLGYDDFIYQKDLVKKLYIDNALATRYLRKLEEEGLIERQEDNENRRQNKIKLTTKGRKLAKNIYREKIRYENQIIKDVIQKDEFIEILFKIIKNSEEINEKQEE is encoded by the coding sequence ATGAAAAATTCTTGTAAAAACCCCGAAAACATATCAATAGGATTTCTCTTCTCACTATTTCTAAAAAATCAGAAAATATACTTCAACAAATCACTAAAACAAAACAATATAACAATAGCACACGCACCACTACTAATAATGCTACTAGGATATGATGACTTCATATATCAAAAAGATCTTGTAAAAAAACTATACATAGACAACGCATTAGCAACAAGATATCTAAGGAAACTAGAAGAAGAAGGACTAATAGAAAGACAAGAAGATAATGAAAACAGACGTCAAAATAAAATTAAACTCACTACCAAAGGACGCAAACTAGCAAAAAATATCTATAGAGAGAAAATCCGATATGAAAATCAAATCATAAAAGATGTCATTCAAAAAGATGAATTCATAGAAATATTATTTAAAATTATAAAAAATTCAGAAGAAATAAATGAAAAACAGGAGGAATAA